A portion of the Magnolia sinica isolate HGM2019 chromosome 17, MsV1, whole genome shotgun sequence genome contains these proteins:
- the LOC131230261 gene encoding uncharacterized protein LOC131230261 isoform X1: MHNVMQDVGRKNLVQFVTDNGSASVKAGKDIQSKYHMYWTPCAAHCIDLMLEGIGDRPSVKTVITDARLITNFVYNHGWLLTAMHERCGRDIVRPGATRFATNYIALSSLLKHKQRLRELFASHDYVEWKKRLTKVTYRIEELVLGNSFWDKVRGVVDILEPIYAVLRMVDNETNLSMGSLYPPIQLMKEAIMVKAPNAYKWVHAIIDNRWERMLSHPLHQAMYFLNPKYHYSRNLFEDNSLKRAVHEVYDHLFPDCPGKGTFGSEVNMFRTYILLIFISIVKYLF, encoded by the exons atgcacaacgtcatgcaagatgttgggagAAAAAATCTTGTGCAGTTTGTTACGGATAATGGGAGTGCATCTGTTAAGGCAGGGAAGGATATTCAGAGCAAGTATCATATGTATTGGACCCCCTGCGCAGcccattgcatcgatctcatgCTGGAGGGGATCGGGGATAGGCCGTCGGTGAAGACTGTAATTACTGATGCACGGCTCATCACAAACTTTGTATACAACCACGGCTGGTTATTAACCGCAATGCACGAGAGGTGTGGTAGGGATATAGTGCGCCCCGGAGCGACGCGGTTTGCCACAAATTATATCGCCTTAAGTAGCCTTCTCAAACACAAACAGAGGTTACGAGAGCTTTTCGCCTCTCATGATTACGtagaatggaaaaagaggttgACAAAAGTAACCTATAGAATTGAGGAGCTGGTGCTGGGAAATTCATTTTGGGATAAAGTGCGTGGTGTTGTGGATATTCTAGAGCCCATTTATGCggtgttgaggatggtggacaatgagacaAATCTGTCGATGGGGTCGTTATATCCGCCTATACAGCTAATGAAAGAGGCCATTATGGTTAAAGCTCCcaatgcatataagtgggtgcatgcaataatagacAACCGTTGGGAAAGGATgctttctcacccactacatcaggcta TGTATTTCCTGAATCCCAAATACCACTACAGCCGGAACCTCttcgaagataattcattaaagagggctgtgcatgaggtgtacgatcacttattccccgactgtccggggaaaggcacctttggtagtgaggtaaatatgttccgcacttatattctccttatcttcatctcaaTCGTTAAATACTTATTCTAG
- the LOC131230261 gene encoding uncharacterized protein LOC131230261 isoform X2 — translation MHNVMQDVGRKNLVQFVTDNGSASVKAGKDIQSKYHMYWTPCAAHCIDLMLEGIGDRPSVKTVITDARLITNFVYNHGWLLTAMHERCGRDIVRPGATRFATNYIALSSLLKHKQRLRELFASHDYVEWKKRLTKVTYRIEELVLGNSFWDKVRGVVDILEPIYAVLRMVDNETNLSMGSLYPPIQLMKEAIMVKAPNAYKWVHAIIDNRWERMLSHPLHQATGTSSKIIH, via the exons atgcacaacgtcatgcaagatgttgggagAAAAAATCTTGTGCAGTTTGTTACGGATAATGGGAGTGCATCTGTTAAGGCAGGGAAGGATATTCAGAGCAAGTATCATATGTATTGGACCCCCTGCGCAGcccattgcatcgatctcatgCTGGAGGGGATCGGGGATAGGCCGTCGGTGAAGACTGTAATTACTGATGCACGGCTCATCACAAACTTTGTATACAACCACGGCTGGTTATTAACCGCAATGCACGAGAGGTGTGGTAGGGATATAGTGCGCCCCGGAGCGACGCGGTTTGCCACAAATTATATCGCCTTAAGTAGCCTTCTCAAACACAAACAGAGGTTACGAGAGCTTTTCGCCTCTCATGATTACGtagaatggaaaaagaggttgACAAAAGTAACCTATAGAATTGAGGAGCTGGTGCTGGGAAATTCATTTTGGGATAAAGTGCGTGGTGTTGTGGATATTCTAGAGCCCATTTATGCggtgttgaggatggtggacaatgagacaAATCTGTCGATGGGGTCGTTATATCCGCCTATACAGCTAATGAAAGAGGCCATTATGGTTAAAGCTCCcaatgcatataagtgggtgcatgcaataatagacAACCGTTGGGAAAGGATgctttctcacccactacatcaggcta CCGGAACCTCttcgaagataattcattaa